A portion of the Daphnia magna isolate NIES linkage group LG4, ASM2063170v1.1, whole genome shotgun sequence genome contains these proteins:
- the LOC116919410 gene encoding transmembrane protein 65, whose product MLRTTVLMSFIKRKASLDSYRVFGISRIEFAKNIQTEPPNKSDLTQHKFTTKIEKWVASLSPTQHSILLSVLLKQTEVSKDSLPPLPLTTSQLLHVGIHYSLPFLGFGFLDNFIMIIAGDYIDLTVGSMLGISTMAAAGIGNAISDVAGVGSAQFVESFSQKLGIPQPKLEPQQYAFPSTTWAINIGRAVGVAIGCLLGMVPLLFLPTSDSKRHTQDASQV is encoded by the exons ATGTTGCGAACTACAGTTCTAATGAGTTTTATAAAGAGGAAAGCATCTTTGGATTCGTATCGTGTTTTCGGCATAAGCAGAATTGAATTTGCAAAGAATATTCAAACAGAGCCTCCTAATAAAAGTGACTTGACTCAACATAAATTCActacaaaaattgaaaagtgGGTTGCAAGTTTATCACCTACACAACACAGTATTCTTCTTTCTGTGCTGTTAAAGCAAACTGAAG TGTCTAAAGATAGCTTGCCACCACTGCCTCTAACGACATCACAGCTTCTCCATG TTGGGATACATTATTCACTTCCATTTCTTGGGTTTGGTTTTCTGGACAATTTCATCATGATTATTGCT gGTGACTACATAGATTTAACAGTTGGAAGTATGCTTGGAATTTCTACAATGGCTGCAGCTGGAATAGGGAATGCAATATCGGATGTTGCTGGAGTTGGATCTGCCCAGTTTGTTGAGTCTTTTTCACAAAAATTAGGTATCCCTCAACCAAAGCTTGAGCCTCAGCAGTATGCTTTTCCATCAACGACCTGGGCGATTAATATTGGGCGTGCCGTTGGTGTTGCTATCGGATGTTTACTTGGAATGGTACCACTTCTGTTTTTGCCAACATCAGATAGCAAAAGGCATACACAAGATGCTAGCCAAGTGTAG
- the LOC123466251 gene encoding uncharacterized protein LOC123466251, whose product MPERGEMFLIVEYIIGEHETEVEVVPSSWYSSGQCWWPPGAFARSTLEKKVSKSVDCDKATWDCYDARLIATFKTYAEAKAKLPLAIAGESVAPSSTDVDGHKKGKGKREKQKTRRYLSEDTSESSDDGNRKNKENSSRKKKKRSPARPSQNDASVSANLSDTHMTLPPVPNSLNINTFFSSQSSNEVSHTRPRIESTENERSNSFGDRNGVTDEIMSSPVIPRQQLAVARKSNPSPSAPTSPEVDARKIGVILQRVEALARGIEVVKANQREVLDLLTLLLKNSAPPQPDLPSITELFQLPMKTLQDARNLTKLLKIQHNASKMKTFVIGIGGTTNSMVGRVMKSIMTYRCGSCFCYLGLNEDKVAFKSTTICEIVIDGVREAHNSLTRDAVEAKIKNWLRHCPRYASKQTDDGSQSGEDEEQEETY is encoded by the exons ATGCCAGAACGGG GTGAAATGTTTCTTATAGTGGAGTATATCATAGGTGAACATGAGACCGAAGTAGAAGTTGTCCCCAGTTCATGGTACTCATCAGGTCAGTGTTGGTGGCCTCCAGGTGCATTTGCTCGTTCaacattggaaaaaaaagtatcGAAGTCAGTGGATTGTGATAAAGCTACATGGGACTGTTATGATGCTCGCCTCATTGCTACTTTCA AAACGTATGCAGAAGCCAAGGCTAAGTTGCCTCTTGCTATTGCTGGAGAATCAGTAGCTCCCAGCTCGACTGACGTTGATGGacataaaaaaggaaaaggaaagcgagaaaaacagaaaacaagaaGGTATCTAAGTGAAGATACGAGTGAATCTAGCGACGACGGAAATAGAAAGAACAAGGAGAACTcgtcaagaaagaagaagaaacgta GTCCAGCAAGACCTTCCCAGAATGATGCTTCGGTATCAGCAAATTTATCAGACACACATATGACATTGCCACCTGTTCCGAACAGTCTCAACATcaacacgtttttttcttctcaatctTCAAATGAAGTTAGCCACACCAGGCCAAGAATCGAATCTACTGAGAACG aaaGATCCAATTCCTTTGGTGACAGGAATGGTGTTACGGATGAGATTATGTCCTCTCCTGTTATACCACGACAGCAGCTAGCCGTAGCTAGAAAATCAAATCCATCACCATCAGCTCCCACCAGCCCGGAAGTGGATGCAA GAAAAATAGGTGTTATCTTGCAACGGGTGGAGGCGTTAGCTAGAGGCATTGAAGTTGTGAAGGCTAATCAGCGGGAGGTGCTAGACCTACTGACGTTGCTGTTGAAAAACAGTGCTCCACCCCAACCGGATTTACCTTCCATTACGGAATTGTTTCAGCTGCCTATGAAGACTTTACAGGATGCGAGGAACTTGACAAAGCTACTGAAAATTCAACATAATGCATCTAAAATG AAGACGTTCGTCATTGGGATAGGAGGGACTACGAATTCCATGGTTGGAAGGGTCATGAAGTCAATCATGACCTACCGGTGTGGCAGTTGTTTCTGTTATCTAGGCCTAAATGAAGATAAAGTGGCTTTCAAGTCAACCACTATTTGTGAGATTGTAATTG ATGGAGTTCGTGAAGCACACAATTCTTTGACAAGAGATGCAGTTGAAGCGAAGATAAAGAACTGGCTACGTCATTGCCCAAGATATGCGTCGAAACAAACTGACGATGGAAGCCAGAGTGGAGAAGACGAGGAACAAGAAGAAACCTACTAA
- the LOC123466489 gene encoding LOW QUALITY PROTEIN: uncharacterized protein LOC123466489 (The sequence of the model RefSeq protein was modified relative to this genomic sequence to represent the inferred CDS: inserted 1 base in 1 codon) has product MIRKGRKPTPQSEEERLQQEKEKEESQLRKAANRNAAKRAKREPKFNMCPVLGHAKELTEKSVTNNQERQLKQQAQQSSHKTQPQYNTKSSSSAGNEDLDCLADLEGMDQARMDHSYANENTVNSSVFDQGSKENAIQQLREKLKELMXELEANQAIADSMSPEIKEKKKRKSEEKDLDCLWTDVESLAFKAFEHHHGIRGFSCKNCGDQSNQIINCLDCSEKLCGKCDEKIHLRIPFNQRSFYSNTRPGKQLLPTEFVDHQGQIVVKSVFIPLCSPKCDKCDTHMSQIAGYPFHAVVTPKGRFDLNRTIFHCDNCSTNQEADFTDFITSGYFPGSPVSTKYLFSFDLLRLWRHLKYLTPGTSEYKFLETIMAISADLGRRGTINKKLFNKASKLYEYFNSLLDEYVKGKRKTICRACTDKFGKPCPLGLHCDWCHKCVRRYTDKK; this is encoded by the exons ATGATTCGTAAGGGCCGTAAACCAACCCCACAAAGTGAAGAGGAAAGGCTTCAgcaagagaaggaaaaagaagaaagtcaGCTAAGAAAGGCGGCTAACCGAAATGCAGCAAAACGAGCGAAACGAGAACCCAAGTTCAACATGTGTCCTGTTCTAGGGCATGCAAAGGAGTTAACTGAGAAGTCAGTGACCAACAACCAAGAACGGCAACTCAAACAGCAAGCCCAACAAAGTTCTCATAAAACCCAACCACAATACAACACAAAGAGCAGCAGCTCAGCTG GTAATGAAGACTTGGATTGTTTAGCGGATCTAGAAGGCATGGATCAAGCACGAATGGACCACTCATATGCCAATGAAAACACAGTGAACTCTTCAg tGTTTGATCAAGGATCAAAGGAAAATGCCATCCAGCAGTTGCGAGAGAAGCTGAAAGAATTGA ATGAATTGGAAGCCAATCAAGCCATAGCTGACTCCATGTCCcctgaaataaaagaaaagaaaaaaagaaaatctgaagAAAAGGATCTTGATTGTTTGTGGACTGATGTTGAGTCCCTTGCTTTCAAAGCTTTTGAGCATCACCATGGCATTAGGGGATTTAGTTGCAAGAACTGTGGTGACCAAAGCAATCAAATAATCAACTGCCTTGATTGCAGTGAAAAACTCTGTGGAAAATGTGACGAAAAAATCCACCTGCGGATTCCATTTAATCAAAGATCATTTTATTCTAATACTCGGCCTGGAAAACAATTGCTTCCGACTGAGTTTGTGGATCATCAGGGGCAGATTGTAGTAAAGAGCGTTTTTATCCCGTTGTGTTCCCCAAAATGCGACAAATGCGATACACACATGTCACAAATTGCTGGTTACCCGTTTCACGCTGTCGTCACGCCAAAAG ggAGATTCGATTTAAATAGAACTATTTTTCACTGTGATAACTGTTCGACTAATCAAGAAGCGGATTTCACAGACTTTATTACTTCTGGATACTTCCCTGGCTCTCCTGTATCTACAAAATATCTTTTTTCATTCGATTTATTGCGTTTGTGGCGTCATTTAAAATACTTGACGCCAGGTACCTCTGAATATAAGTTTTTGGAAACAATTATGGCGATATCTGCTGATTTAGgaaga cgTGGAACAATTAACAAAAAGTTGTTTAATAAAGCGAGCAAGCTTTACGAATACTTCAATTCCCTGTTGGACGAGTATgtaaaaggaaagagaaaaactatTTGCAGAGCCTGTACCGATAAATTTGGTAAACCGTGCCCGCTTGGTTTGCATTGTGACTGGTGTCACAAATGCGTAAGGAGGTATACGGATAAAAAGTGA
- the LOC123471366 gene encoding uncharacterized protein LOC123471366, giving the protein MAASVSSRQKRRRIQQILVNGSAFYQEDAEQYSSANQSVTGASESNSDQSDILHNNSLQDYCIAEVVDSDMNHSDTEPDSDSDDEIYVDCEEETETCYEVEEDDTFFDCEEHNINTCEFRESLASWAVQCQIPQSHVDKLLVLLKSFSDFDTSNLPKSCRTLLKTIRRTATKVVGPGHYYHCGVEKGILSTLQRMQVKRIPSKRIKLLINVDGVPIAKSSGSQFWPILGRLSGFPHSKPFLIGIYHGPSKAI; this is encoded by the coding sequence ATGGCTGCCAGTGTTTCTTCAAGACAAAAACGCAGACGCATTCAGCAAATATTGGTTAACGGAAGTGCGTTTTACCAGGAAGATGCCGAGCAATATTCCTCTGCTAACCAAAGTGTGACTGGTGCCAGTGAATCAAACAGTGATCAAAGTGATATATTACATAACAACTCATTACAAGATTATTGCATTGCAGAAGTTGTCGACAGTGACATGAATCATAGTGATACAGAACCTGACAGTGACAGCGATGATGAAATTTATGTAGACTGTGAAGAAGAAACTGAAACGTGTTATGAAGTGGAGGAAGATGACACATTTTTCGACTGTGAGGAACACAATATTAACACATGTGAGTTTCGTGAAAGTCTTGCCTCTTGGGCTGTTCAGTGCCAGATTCCGCAATCGCATGTAGACAAATTACTTGTGCTCCTGAAATCATTCTCAGACTTTGACACATCCAACCTTCCTAAAAGTTGTCGAACACTTCTGAAAACTATTCGTCGCACTGCAACAAAAGTAGTTGGCCCAGGACACTACTATCACTGTGGTGTTGAAAAAGGAATCCTGTCAACTCTTCAAAGAATGCAAGTGAAACGCATTCCTTCTAAACGTATCAAATTGCTGATAAATGTTGACGGTGTGCCCATAGCTAAAAGTTCCGGTAGCCAATTTTGGCCGATTCTGGGTAGACTTAGTGGCTTTCCACATTCCAAACCTTTCTTGATAGGTATCTATCATGGGCCTTCCAAAGCCATCTGA
- the LOC116930830 gene encoding uncharacterized protein LOC116930830, which yields MASCGHDVVHTAVEMREGETFRDTLAAHIKCRDFNAKFLINDVICQYWDFARNIGFLLPKYKYLTENMSPFLSYVHGQAHGWYCQVIYFGHWKEGACMLLGEETERFFSIYGPFQNSTKCISEGNWIDFFTCAGFYINERKEWNIPRIITIRMFKAVAGLKFYTARFQMLLDANQLTEEDLPSIQEELIKEAFEYKSGSKRKTTTDISTLQDELEWLHYEWINVKNRVSAVAEGCKWRTKLRRKQGTLYASAGEKILEINKLITKTRPKTTEFVNQDLEETPLELVTIEHFEEGQDLEETPLELITIEHFEEGIFPWEPASLRPYKEKFKLVDCWHKRNRNKEQIELSFLEMSQFITSVGCSINSLTTEINELKHKLSTDEILLAHIFLKAQEIRRLEDLREVALSYAKFYRKDVVAEEVPQFLDDEEDDDEIQEDDDEMEEEEDEMEEEEDEMQEDEAEGLITQ from the exons ATGGCTTCTTGTGGTCACGACGTTGTTCACACTGCTGTCGAAATGCGCGAGGGAGAAACATTTAGAGATACTTTGGCAGCGCATATTAAATGCAGGGATTTTAATGCAAAGTTCTTGATCAACGACGTCATTTGTCAATATTGGGATTTTGCGAGAAATATAGGATTCCTTTTGCCAAAATACAAGTATCTGACGGAAAATATGAGTCCGTTTTTGTCGTATGTGCATGGTCAAGCGCACGGCTGGTATTGTCAA GTTATATATTTTGGCCACTGGAAGGAAGGCGCATGTATGTTGTTAGGGGAAGAAACAGAACGCTTTTTTTCGATTTATGGACCATTCCAAAATTCAACCAAATGCATTAGCGAAGGAA ACTGGATTGACTTTTTCACTTGTGCAGGCTTCTAtataaatgaaagaaaagagtgGAACATACCACGAATAATAACAATTAGAATGTTCAAG GCTGTTGCTGGACTGAAATTCTACACAGCTCGTTTCCAAATGTTGTTGGATGCAAACCAGTTGACCGAGGAAGATTTGCCATCCATTCAAGAGGAACTGATAAAAGAAGCTTTCGAATACA AGAGTGGATCAAAGCGGAAGACTACAACCGATATTTCCACACTACAAGATGAGTTAGAATGGTTACATTACGAGTggataaatgtaaaaaacagaGTGTCTGCCGTAGCAG AGGGGTGTAAATGGAGAACGAAGTTGAGGAGGAAGCAAGGGACCTTATACGCTTCAGCAGgggaaaaaatattggaaATCAACAAGCTGATCACAAAAACTCGCCCCAAAACCACCGAATTTGTGAATCAAGATCTTGAAGAAACTCCTCTTGAACTCGTTACCATAGAACATTTTGAAGAAGGTCAAGATCTTGAAGAAACTCCTCTTGAACTCATTACCATAGAACATTTTGAAGAAGGGATTTTCCCTTGGGAACCAGCTAGCCTAA GGCCGTATAAGGAAAAATTTAAACTCGTCGACTGTTGGCATAAGCGGAATAGAAACAAGGAACAAATTGAGCTTTCGTTCCTGGAAATGTCACAATTCATCACTTCTGTTGGTTGTAGCATCAACTCATTAACCACTGAAATAAATGAGCTAAAACACAAACTTTCCACTGATGAGATCCTGCTTGCTCACATATTTCTAAAGGCTCAGGAAATCAGGCGATTAGAAGACCTCCGAGAAGTTGCATTAAGTTACGCAAAATTTTACAGGAAAGATGTAGTAGCGGAAGAAGTTCCACAATTTCTAGACGATGAagaggatgatgatgaaatacaagaggatgatgatgaaatggaagaggaggaggatgaaatggaagaggaggaggatgAAATGCAAGAGGATGAAGCTGAAGGATTAATTACTCAATAA
- the LOC123471365 gene encoding uncharacterized protein LOC123471365 — protein sequence VFLADFTTEILDLLEKGILYNGEVLTLVIFGFVCDAPARAFIAYTKTHSGYFSCSKCTEEGDFEGRIVFLNEKAPLRTDATFRSQRQDEHHTGRSILEQLPIDMVATFPLDYMHLCCLGVMRKLLWQWIKGPLSCRLSQTQKNTISSFLIFLASYIPSEFSRKSRSLAELARWKATELREFLLYTGPIVLKNVLPKRLYEHFLLFHVAVKLLVAQHFCKEFNDYAKQLLVLFVTEAKEIYGKEFLSYNVHNLIHLADDVRHFGNFDSFSAFAFENYLQDIKHLLRKHNQPLAQVIRRLDEIQLNLVPRINCAVSPFVLKKKHTQGPMINGCRGVQFKFLQCHSWTFRTDNDADCCAILQDQTIVKLPIY from the coding sequence GTTTTCCTTGCTGATTTCACAACAGAAATATTAGATTTGCTTGAAAAAGGCATATTGTATAACGGTGAGGTACTGACACTCGTTATATTTGGATTTGTTTGCGATGCGCCGGCAAGGGCTTTCATTGCTTACACAAAAACACACAGCGGTTATTTCAGTTGCTCAAAGTGTACAGAGGAAGGGGATTTTGAAGGTAGAATCGTATTTTTGAACGAGAAAGCCCCATTGCGTACCGATGCAACTTTTCGAAGTCAACGACAAGACGAGCATCACACAGGTCGGTCAATTTTAGAGCAGTTGCCAATTGATATGGTGGCCACCTTTCCCCTAGATTACATGCACCTTTGCTGTTTGGGGGTCATGCGTAAATTGTTGTGGCAATGGATAAAAGGTCCTCTTTCGTGTAGATTAAGCCAAACTCAGAAAAACACAATCTCGagctttttaatttttttggcaAGTTACATTCCTTCAGAATTCAGTCGTAAATCGCGGTCGTTAGCAGAATTAGCAAGGTGGAAAGCCACCGAACTAAGAGAATTTTTATTGTATACTGGTCCGATTGTATTGAAAAATGTGCTACCAAAACGCCTTTACGaacatttccttctttttcatgtTGCGGTCAAACTTTTGGTAGCACAACATTTCTGCAAAGAGTTTAACGACTACGCCAAACAGTTGCTTGTGTTGTTCGTGACGGAggcaaaagaaatttacggCAAAGAATTTCTCAGCTACAACGTTCATAATTTAATTCACTTGGCAGACGATGTACGTCACTTTGGCAATTTTGATTCTTTCAGCGCTTTTGCTTTCGAAAATTATCTGCAGGACATTAAACATCTTTTGCGAAAACATAATCAACCCTTAGCCCAAGTTATCCGAAGACTTGATGAGATCCAGTTAAATCTAGTACCACGGATAAATTGTGCTGTCTCACCTTtcgtattgaaaaagaaacacactCAAGGGCCGATGATAAATGGCTGTCGTGGCGTTCAGTTCAAGTTTCTCCAATGTCACTCATGGACTTTTCGTACAGATAACGATGCAGATTGTTGCGCAATTCTTCAGGACCAAACGATTGTAAAATTGCCAATTTATTGA
- the LOC116919409 gene encoding COP9 signalosome complex subunit 5 has protein sequence MSSQSNIALNNWLMANNVENISSVDEIYRYDRKQQQDMLAAKPWDKDPHFFKEIRISALALLKMVTHARSGGHLEVMGLLLGKVDANTMVVMDAFALPVEGTETRVNAQSQAYEYMTAYIESAKQVNRLENAIGWYHSHPGYGCWLSGIDVSTQMLNQNFQEPFVAIVVDPVRTISAGKVCLGAFRTYPKGYKPPNEEPSEYQTIPLNKVEDFGVHCKQYYALEVSYFKSSLDRRLLDSLWNKYWVSTLSSSSLTTNADYTTGQVSDLSEKLEQAENSLGRAALVSSGVGVSGSSIEDRRSEDRLAKAARDATKTSIEALHGLLAQVIKDRLFNQVRSRPA, from the exons ATGAGTTCACAGTCAAATATAGCTCTAAATAATTGGCTGATGGCGAACAATGTGGAAAACATAAGTTCTGTCGATGAAATATACCGATATGATAGGAAACAGCAACAAGACATGTTGGCTGCGAAACCATGGGATAAAGA CCCTCATTTCTTCAAAGAGATCCGTATATCAGCTTTAGCATTGCTGAAGATGGTTACTCATGCTCGGTCCGGAGGACATCTAGAAGTGATGGGATTACTTTTGGGCAAAGTTGATGCGAACACAATGGTGGTAATGGATGCTTTTGCTTTGCCAGTTGAAGGAACAGAAACAAGAGTGAATGCACAATCACAGGCCTATGAATATATGACAGCGTACATTGAATCTGCCAAACAG GTTAATCGTCTTGAAAATGCTATTGGTTGGTATCACTCCCATCCTGGATATGGTTGTTGGCTCTCAGGAATTGATGTTTCTACTCAAATGCTAAACCAAAATTTCCAAGAACCTTTTGTTGCGATAGTTGTAGATCCAGTCAGGACCATTTCAGCGGGTAAAGTTTGTCTTGGAGCATTTCGAACATACCCTAAG GGCTATAAACCACCAAATGAAGAGCCCAGTGAATACCAAACCATACCACTCAATAAGGTTGAAGATTTTGGAGTCCACTGCAAGCAATATTATGCTCTTGAGGTTTCTTACTTTAAATCTTCTTTGGATCGCCGTTTGTTAGACTCTCTGTGGAATAAGTACTGGGTCAGTACACTGAGTTCTTCTTCTCTCACAACC AATGCTGACTACACAACTGGTCAAGTGTCTGATCTTTCCGAAAAACTCGAGCAAGCGGAAAATTCCCTTGGACGTGCCGCTTTAGTTAGCAGCGGAGTTGGGGTAAGCGGTTCCAGCATTGAAGATAGGCGATCAGAAGATAGGCTGGCTAAAGCAGCGCGCGATGCTACGAAAACTTCAATAGAAGCTCTTCATGGTTTGTTAGCCCAAGTAATTAAAGATCGTCTATTCAATCAAGTTCGTTCAAGGCCTGCGTAA